The uncultured Roseibium sp. DNA segment CCGGCTCTCGAGTTACCTTTCCGTTGAACGGATCGACGATCATCGCAATTACGCCTCTTATGCATCCGTGGCCGAAGGTGCGGATGACTTCCTGATCATAGAGTGCGGCTCGGCGAGCGACAGTCCAATCCTTCCGGTCCTTTTGAAGCATAGCGACGGTATCGTTCTGGTTAGCGAAATCGGCGAGACCAATTTCCGGGATCTGGATCGCACGCTGGCCTATCTGGAACCTTGGCACGACCGGGTGATCGGCAATGTCGTACTCTCGTCCGCTTGAGTCTTCCTGGCCCGCCGCCAACGCCTCCTCCGCACCCGACAACAAGTACACTGTCTGGCTGACGCTTGTGACTGTCGTCATCCTCGGCACGATGACGTTCAATTTCATGCTTGCGGTCGTCAACACGAACATCACGGGGATCCGGGACAGTCATGTGATGCTGTCTGAAATGGTCCTGATTTCTGTAGGTCTTCTTCTGGCGCTGGACCGGAGAGCAAGCTTATACATCGTACTTACGCTTTATCTCAGCTACATGGCATTCATTTTGTCCCTTCGGCCGGAACTCGATCTGAAGGCGATCCGTGACATACTGATTCCACTCGTTTTTTATTCCCTGGGCCGCAAGGTCGAACGCATCGAGGACGCGGACAGGATTGTCTTTCTGAGTGCCTACCTCGTGCTAACGGTCGGTTTGTTCGAATTTCTATTCCTCGATCTCTACACGTCCTTCGTGAATATCTTCGAGTATTACGTCGCCCGCGGGACCCTGACAGCGGATTCCAACTTCGTTGAAGGTTCCAATCTGTTCATCTCTAGCACCCGGATCGGTGGCCGCAATTTCTTGCCGTTTCTCGGCAACATCCGCGCCTCCTCCGTGTTTCTGGAACCGGTGACGATGGGCAACTATGGCGCCTTTCTTTGCCTCTGGGCCTTCTTTCGTCGGGATATGGCCTGGCGGTGGCTGCTGCTTGCTCTCGGCTTTACGGTCATTATTTTAGGCGACGCTCGCTTTGGGCTGTTCGTCACCTTCGCCTTATTTGCCGTCGGACTCGTTCATCGGGCCCTGCCGCGCGCTGTCTTGTGGCTCGCACCCTTTTTCGTTGCTCTGCTGCTGATTCTCTATGGCGGTTGGACCAACCAGGTCCATTGGGAAGACAACCTGCCCGGACGTGTCTTGAGTTCCGCAATGATCATGGCCAAGTTGGATTGGCGGGCGTATTTGGGAATAGCCTTGGACCTGCCATTCGTCGACGATAACGGTTACGCCTATTCCTTCAGCCAGATCGGCGTTGTCGGGGCTGCGTTTTTATGGGCGATTTACATATTCGCCTCATCACACAGTGAGGACGCTGGAAAATTCAAAGCCCTGGCGACCGTGTTTATATGCCTGCTGCTTGTCGTTTCGAACTCAATCTATTCGATCAAACTTGCCGCCCTGTTCTGGTTTTGCGCCGGTGCTGCGGATATCGAGAGAAACGACCGATCAGAAGCCAATGCCGGATTTGCCTCTCAAGCATACAGAGCATCCGCGTAAAGTTCGTCATAGTGTCCAATCACCGTCGACCATGCATGTTGCTGGGCGGAGGTAACCGCCGACATTCTCAAGGCGGGAGCCTGTTCCAGTTCGGCCATGACGTGGGCAATCGTGCCCGCTGCCTGTTCGGACTCGGCAAAATCGGCCAGATGTACCATCGGGTGGCGTTCGGCAAGCGCCCTAAATGCGGTGTTCGGCTGAACAACCGGCAGGAGCCCGGCGCTCAGGGCTTCGATCATAGCAATTCCGAAGCCCTCGTATTCCGACGCGCTGACGAAGATGCTGCTTCTGGACAGCACATCGCGAACCGCCGCATCGGACAAGCCAAGATGAAGATGCACATGGTTTTTTAGATCCCTTGCGGCTGTCAGTTCCTCAAGGTTAGCCCTCGACAGGTCGGATGGAGACCCGATGATGTCGAGTTGCCATGCCGGATCGCTCCGAACCAGAGACTGCAGCGCGTCCAGGGTCCGGTCGAGGCGTTTGTTGGCCGAAAACCGCCCAATGGTGACAAGCCGTTTTTCAGGCATGGGCGCCGCAGCATCATGAAATTTCGACAGATCGACGCCGTTTTCGATAAGCCGTGCCTTGGTCGGCGCCAGTTTTCTAAACATCTCCAGATCGTTGTTCGAGCAACACGCGATCGCGTCGTAGGACCGGGAGGACAGGCGGGTCATCGTATTGAGCCAGATCTTCTTGAAGCCAAGGCTCTGTTCGGTGTGAAAAAAGCCGCCATGGGTGGTCGCCACCAGCTTCCGCCGGTGAAACGGCTTTGCCAGTGCCAAAGCGTCGAAGAAGAAATCGACCGCATGCACATGGATCAGATCGGACTGCCCGAGGTTTGAAAATACCGCGGGTGCAAGTGGATAGCGGGTGCTGCCGTAATAGGGGATCCGGTGAACCGGAATTCCGTCGATGATGACGTCTTCCGGCAGGAACTGGTCCGGATGGGTGAACAGACGATCGAGCGTCAATACCCGCACGGAAGCAAACCGACCTTTCTGCCGGGCAACGAGATTACGGACGAAATCCTCCAATCCGCCAACCATCGGCGCGTACTGGCGGACCACATGCAGCAAGTGGACATTCGCAAACCCCTGCACGGGTTCAGCAGATTTCCCCTGGTCTCTGACGGGAGGGCTGGCATTCATGGACGGAACTTCCCTGGTGCCGGCCCTCACCAAAAAAGAGGACCGTCGAACGAACGGTTGGAATAATAGCGCCTTGAATTAAAAGACCCCTTGCCTCGCCTTTAAAAGAGAAGCCTAATTTCAATTAGAGTATCGAATGTGTTAATCGACCGGAGCTTCATGTTCATGACGGATCGAAATGCGGGAAAACGGTTGAGGTCGTGGGCTCTTCTGTGTGCCGTTCTCGCCGCTACGCCGGTGCAGGCGGCCCCTTGCTTGCGCGGCATAAACCTTGCCGGGGCCGAGTTCGGAGCGGTACCTGGAAAATACGGCAAAAACTATATCTATCCCTCGGACAAGACCCTTCTGTATTTTGCCCAAAAGGGCATGAATGTCGTTCGTTTGCCTTTCAAATGGGAGCGGTTGCAACCAAAGCTGAATGGCCCACTCGACGAGGCAGAACTCAATCGGATCAAGGAAACCGTCGATCAAGCATCCGCGCGCGGATTGACGACCATTCTCGATCCTCACAACTATGCAGGCTACAATCAGATAAAGCTCGGAGAGGGCGATGTCACCGCGGCGGCTTTCGCCGATTTCTGGGCTCGTCTGGCGCCCCATTTTTCAGGGCGAGCGGACGTCGTTTATCTTCTGATGAATGAACCGGCAGGAATTACCGCCGCAACATGGCTGGAGGCGATCAACGCCGGGATCGCAGCCATTCGAAAGGCCGGTGCCGACAATCTTGTCATGGTACCCGGAACGATCTGGACCGGCGCATCGCACTGGTTCGATCGGCAACCCGGCGGGTCAAACGCGGAGGTCTTGCAGAATGTCCGCGATCCCCAGAACCGATTCGTGTTCGACATTCACCAGTACATGGACAGCGACTTTTCAGGAACGCACCAGACCTGTCCACGCGTCCAGGATGCGATCAAAGCACTCGAGGGCGTATCAGGCTGGTTCCGTCAGTACGGCTATGCGGGCTTCCTCGGCGAATTCGGCGGGACTAGTTCGCCTGACTGCCTGGACGGTCTTGCCCGGATCGCCGACTACATCAATTCCCAAGGCGACACCTGGATCGGCTGGAGCGCCTGGGCGGCGGGACCATGGTGGGGTGACTATCCGCTTTCCCTGCAGCCCAAAGAAGGCGTCGACAGACCGCAACTGAAGGTGCTGGAGCCTTATATCCGCGACGACGGTCTTGAAATGCCGGCCTGTCCCGCGCGCAAATAATTCGAGCAGCCTGCTCTCAATGTCCGGCCTGGTCTGCTTTTGCACTCTTGGCCAACGTCACGATTTTTCCGGCAACTTCCCCCCAGCTCAGGATCCCTTCCCTGAACTTCTCGTTCCGCCCCATCGCAAGCGCCGTCTCTATTTTTCCCTTCCAGTCCTGCTCGTCATCGAGTGAATAACCAATCAGGTTGCCGCGCAGGTCCGGAATGAGATCAGGCGCCAGCACGGGCAGTCCGCAATAGGCATATTGCTGGAACTTGAGGCTGGTTTCGGCCAGATAGACATCGTCCATGGTCATCTTGTACGGCGCGATACCGAAATCCGCATGCTTCATCTAAGGAATAAGCTCGGTAAACGACCGCTCTCCGTAGTCGACGACATTCGCAGGTACCGCCTCCGAAAACCTGGCACCGAAGACATGATACGTCACATCGGGCGCCGTATGCGCCATGGCGCATTCGGCGGGTTCATCGAACAGCATGTTGCTGGGCGGAGGTAACCGCCGATCTTCTCAAGGCGGGAGCCCGTTCCAGTTCGGCCATGACGTAGGTAATCGCGCTGGCCGCCTTTTCGGGATCAGTAAAATCAGCCAGATGGATCATGGGATGACGGTTCCGCAAGTCCTCTAAACGTCGTATTCGGCTGCACAATCGGAACGAGACCAGCGCTCAGGGCTTCGATGAGCGCAATTCCGAAACCTTCGTATTCCGATGCGCTGACGAAGAGGCTGCTTCCTGAAAGGACATCGCGGACCGCCGCCTTGGACAGCCCCAGATGCAAGTGCACATGGTCAACAATGTCGCGTGCCATCTTGCGATAGGCGCCGGTCCGGGCCGGTAAAAAGACGGCCGAGCGTCAGGACCCTCAAGGATGCAAAACGCCCCTTCTTCCGGGCGACGAGATTGCGGACGAAATCCTCCAGACCGCCGACCATCCGCGCGTACTGGCGAACCACATGCACGATCCTCCTGTCAGAAAAGGAGGCCAGAGACGACCCGTTGCCGGCATCGTCGATCAGCTCAGACGCCGCGCCCGGTTCGACGATACGCGGCAGCACGGTCACAATATGGCTCCGGCGTTCACCAGAGGCCTTCCACCACGTGAGGCGAGTGCCCGAAAGATACCATTCATGCCGCAAAGCGCCTGCGTTCGACTGTCTTCGGTATATTCCGCATCCTGTCTGGGAATAAGGTACGGATCGGCGAAATGCTCGGGGAAAAGGCAGCCGGGTTCCGTGGTCATCGCTGCCGTGAAGCCCAGCGCCTTGACGATGTCCGCCTCGCGATGACCGGACAGCGACGGAGCGCCGTAAGGATAGGCGAAATACGGCACCTCCCGTCCCAGGCGCTCCTCGAGAAACCGCTTGTTGGCCCCGATGTCGTCTTTCACCTCCGTCTCTGACAAGAGCGTAAGCGCGCGGTGCGTCGTGGTATGGGCCCCGATCTCGATCAGAGGATGCCGGTCCGCAGCAATCATGTCCGCTTCGCTCATGACCAGGCTTTCGACAAGGTCCGGCAACAAAACCCGATGGGCATCGAAGACGTGCCCCAGCATATCCGCGCGATGAAAATCGTCCCAGACCCATGCGGTGAGGCGGCGCAAGGTCGCGATCTTGCCATCCACGTCCGGGCACTCGATCCGGATCCCCATCGGTTCCATGTCGATCCGGTCGTTGGTCAGGACCATATGTCGAAGCCCGAGCCACCAGGCATTGATTTCGCGGGTCATCATCTGCGTCGGCACGAAGATGGTTGCAGGTGCCTCGTAGCGTTCCATGACCGGCAGGGCGAGTTCCAGATTGGACCGGTAACCGTCATCGAATGTCAGGACGACAAAAGGCCGGCCGGCTGGATCCTCGAGTCTTCTGTGAGCCTCGTCGAAGGTGAGGATATCGCGGCCGCTTTTGCGGATGCTTCCTAGCAACTCCTCAAAATCGGAAATTCGGCATCCCTGATCCAGTCTCTCGCGCGGATTGTGCGTGAACTCGTGGAACATTAGGATCACGCCCTGACCGCCGTAAACCCGGCCGATGACGCTTGCAAAACCGCTGTTGTAAAGAAATTGGAGGCCCAAAGTCTTCACGCGGCGCTTCAGCTTGCCCAGCCCACTGACGGAAGGACGCTCGCTTCTGGCATCCGCTTGCATATGTTGGGGCGACGTCATTTTCGGCTCATTATCCAATGCCAATACCTTCTGTCAGCTCTATGGTGCCAAGGTATAAAGAACAAAGTGAACAACCGGTTGAAACATCCGCATACTCCTAAGTCACCCATAATTATGCTTAATACGAAGTTAACATAAATATGATGATTATATTCTTGTAAATCTAATTCCTAAAATATTTCATATTCCATTCAGAATATATGATGAAATTCGCCTTTGACCTATCCCTCAAATTTACTGCAATTACTTATTTGAAAGGATTCTCCAATATCAAAAGCGCCAGCAAACTCTGGTGCTTCCATAAGGTTGTTTGATGCGTATTTTAATGCCTTGCGCCGCATTTCCGCCAGTCGTCAACGGGGGCGGCCCGATTTCATCGTTCATTCTCGCCCAGTTGCTGGTGGACGCAGGTCACGATGTAAGGGTCGTTCATGTCGGCGACGAAGATCGGCACGAAATCTATGAGGGCGTGCCGGTGCACCGGATCAAGTCGCCGAATATCTACTGGAACTACTACACGCCGCAGCCTGCCTGGCAAAAAATGATCTGGCACGCGCTGGAAAACGGCAACCCGCGTGCCTATGTCGCCATGCGGCGGGAGATTGCCGACTTCAAACCAGACATCATGCTTACGGTCAGCATCGAGAACATCAATGTAGCCTCCTGGGCGGCCGCGCGGACGGCGGGCATTCCGGTGGCTCATACAGTGTTCAGCACGTTCATGATGTGCTGGCATGCCACCATGCAGAGGAACGGAAGCAATTGCTCCCGGCAATGCACTTCCTGCTGGCTGACATCCCTCGGCCGCCGCGCCTTGTCACGCTTCGTCGACACGCTTCTCGGCGAATCCCATGACATTTTAAAACGCCACATCGACGAAGGCTATTTCCCCAATGCCGTCCCCTACCGGATCCCGGCTGCGATTGATGGGGTCCATGCAGAGGAACCGCGTCGCTTCCCTCGTAACCGACCCTTCCGGGTAGGGTTTTTAGGCGTGCACAACCGCTTCAAGGGTTTCGGGACACTAGCGGAAGCCGCGCGCCTGACCTCCCCCGATAGTAATATCGAATTCTACATCGCAGGCACCGGCCACGATGCGTTTGCCGAAACCACCCGCAGACAGTTCCCTGCCGAGCGGACCAACTTTCTCGGCTGGACATCGCCCGAGACCTTTTTTCCTGAAATCGATGTCCTGGTGTATCCGACCATCGGCCGCGAAGCCTTTGGCCGCGCGTCGATCGAAGCGTTTTCTTACGCCATCCCTGTCATTTCCACCTCTATCGGCGGGGTTGCGGAGAACATCACCGATGGCGTCAACGGTTTCCACACGCCGCCCGATGATCCGGAAGCCTTGCGGGCACGCATTGAGATGCTGGCGAAGGACCCGCAGACCTATGAACGCCTGTCCGAAGGGGCCCTGGCGTCGGCGTCGGAATATCTCAAACCCCATGTCAGCGGCTTGTTATGCGCCGCCCTCCACGACACATTGGACCGGCACAATTCGCGCGCTTCCCGCGACCTTGTAGAAGCCGCACGATGACGATGCTCCGTTCGCTGTTGGAGCATATCGACCCGGCCAGCCTCTCCGTCTCTATCGGCAGCCGGCTCGGAAGCACGCTTCTGAGCTTCCTGGTGCTCTATGCTGCCAGCCACAGCATGGATACCGAGCAATATGGTCTCTACATCTTTCTGTTTTCAGTCGGCAACTCGCTCGGGCTGATTTTCGTGCTGGGACAACCAGTTCTGCTGGTCAAGCACTACCGTCTGGACGGACACACGAAGGGCAAGACCAACCAGGGCATTCTTTACACCAACGCCCTCTGGCTCACGCTGGGCATCGGAAGTCTGCTGCTAATTGCCATCCTGCTTCGGCTTTTCGGCGGCCATCTGCCTTCACCCTACAACGCCTTGCCGATCGCCTTCGTCTTTGCTGCCTTTTTTGCCTTCAGCGAATATCTTCAGAACTATTTTCGCATTCACGGACGGATAGCACTTTCGCTGGCCCCGCGCGAAAACATCTGGCGCATTCTCTGTGCCATCGCCCTTCCCCTGCTGGCATATGGAGGCTACCTGACAAGCGGCGTGACGGCTGCGGAGACCGTGACGCTCCTGCTCGGCGTCATGGTCAGCTTCCAGTGCTATCATTTCATCAAAGCCGAAGGGTTGTCCTTCCTCAGGGACTCCCGGGACAAGCCATCCAGGGAAACACGGCGGGCCTGGGCACAAGAGAGCGGCTTTTTCACCGCGAACACCTTTTTCTCGGCCTCGGCCAGCTATCTGGAAACAATCCTGATCGGTATCGTTCTCGATTTGGAAGCGGCAGCCTTCTATTTCGTCGCCTACCGGATTTCCAGTTTGCTGACGCTGCCCGTTCTTGCCATCGACACCGTCGGCATTCCGCTAATTTCCGCGCGTTTTCAGGAAAAGGACCAGAAAGGCGCCCAGCGGATAACGTCGTGGCTATCCGCAGGCAGCTTCGTATGTGCCGTGCTCGGAGGCGTGTTCCTCTACTTCACCGGCGACTTCATCCTGGGCAAGTTCGACACGAACTTCGAACAACACTTCAACGTCCTTGTGATCCTCTGCCTTTCGGCAATGAGCAGCGCCTTTTTCGGCCCCGGAACGTGGTTGATCATGATCGGTGGCGGCGAGAAATATCTGCTGGCGATGCGCAGTGTCGTTTTCGTCTTCTATATCGGCGCGCTGGCTCTGCTCGGCTTCGAGTACGGTCTTGCCGGCGTTGCCATTGCCGGATGGGTGCAACTGGTTGCCGTCCACCTGCTCAGCCGACGCTGGGTGATGCGGCGATGGCACATGGACAACGCTGCAACTTCATTTCTGTCGCAAATAGCCTAACGCGGGCGCGCCGCCGGACATGACCGGCGGAAGGGAGACAAACGTTGTTCGACAAGAAAATATATCCCGCATATCACACGGTGAGGATCGGCGCGTCGGCCGGTCTTCTTCATGGCACGTGCGGGCGTACGGGAATCCTCATCTGCGACGACTGGGCGTATGAATCCCTGTGCGCACGGCGATCCCTGCGGATACTCGCCGATGATCTCGCCGGCGACGGCTATCCGGTTCTGCGCTTCGACTACCCTTCAATGGGAGAAACGATCCCCGAACCCGGCGGCGATGTGGATAGCCTCGCCCCCCTTGTCGACACCGTTTTGCAGGCCTGTGCCACATTGCGTTCGTCATCCGGTGTGACACAGATTGTGATCGTCGGGCTCGGTTTCGGCTCCGCTATTGCGACCCGCTTGGCGACGCTGCCGGAAGCGGATATTTCCGGTGTGGTGCTTCTGGCGCCAGTCACGAGCGGCAGAGCCTATTTCCGCGAGCTCCAGCTTCGCGCAGCGATGATATCCAACATCACCAACGTGAAACCCGAGCCTGTTCCGGGCGTCGCGTTGTCGATTGCCGGATTGGACATGCGGGATGGCCTGGCGGCGGAGGTCAAGGCGCTGCGTATTTCGCCCGACATGCTTCCGGACACCATTCCCGCGCTTGTCTTGAGCCGTCCGGGCCGGGCGAATGAAGCGGCGTTCGCGGAGCAGATCGCGGCGCGGAATCCGGCGAATACCACTGCCACATTCGACGGCTATGATGACCTGATGACAGATCCGACCGCTGCGATGACGCCTGTGGAAGCTTTCGGCACGGTTGTCGAATGGATCAAAGACCGCTTTCCGGCCGCCCCCGCAACAGACGTCGGAGAAAAACTCGCTCCCTTTCCCTTGAAGGGGGACGGCTTTTCCGAAACGATCGAGCTGCTGGGCTGTGAAAGGCAGATCGTGGGCACCTGGTGCGAACCGGAGGGGGAGAGAACCGGGTCTGCAGTCCTGTTCCTCAACGCCGGAGCCTTACCCCGGTCAGGATGGGCAGGCAGCGTGAAAAATACCCAGCGCTGGCTCGCCCGCAACGGCATTCCGTCGTTGCGAATTGATGTTTCGGATGTCGGAGACAGCCGGCCGGTCTCCTTCAGTGCTGAAATCGTCCATTACACCGCAGAGCAGGTCGAGGACGTGCGCGACGCACTGGATTTCCTGCAAAAGCGCGGCTGCGGCCATATCGTCGCTGCCGGCAGTTGCAGCGGCGCATATCTCGCACTCCGCAGTGCCATCGCGGATGACCGGATCTCGGACGTCGTGGCGGTCAACCTGCAAAGGTTTCTGTGGGACCCGCGGGACGATCTTCGAAACGCCCTGCGTTTCGATCACACGGATACCTCGGCCTATGCACGCAAACTCATCGACAAGGAAAAACTGAAGCGGCTCTTGTCCGGGGAGATTCCGATCTTTTCGCTGGCAACATTCCTGCTGCAAAGAACACTACGAAAGGTGGAGCAGAAACTTGCGCCCTATCTCTTCGGACTTTCCCCGTTCGCACGGATCTGTCGACAGGTGCATTCCGAACTGCGCGCTCTGAGCGATCGGGGGACCCGCGTCGACCTCATCTTCAGCATCGGGGATCCCGGCATTCCGCATATGGAACATATTCTCGGCAAGGACGGGATGCGTGCCGCGTCTTATCCGGGCCTTGAGCTCACCTTCATAAACGGGGCAGATCACAATCTGACGCCGAAATGCGCTCTGGAAATCTACCAACAGAAAATCCTGCAAGCCGCGTTCTCCGACCCTGAACGCACCGCTTCTGCTGCCTGATGCGAACGCTTACCCGGTAAACTGGTAGCGGGTCGATCCGTTCAACGCCGTGAGCCGGACGGCCGGCCGTGCTTCCTGGTCCGTTCCGGTCTTGCGCACCAGCATGATCCTTTTTTCACCACCTGGCGCCAGATGGAACCAGTCGTCGGAAACGCTGAAGCCTGGTACGTCGAGATGCACCGACTGGGTGAACCTTTTCGCTTCCAGCCGCAGTGTCCAGTTGCCATCGCCTGCCGGGTCCAGGCCTCCTTCGATCTCCAGCGGCTGTCGCACCTGCGGATAGCCCAGTGGGAAATGGAAGGCTTCGGAAAGAACCTGATCCGTTGCCGGGTCGATCAGCCGGGCCACGGTGACATCATGGCCCGGCGGGCCGAAACGATACGCATAGGTCACGTCGAAGAACGCGCCGAACAAATCTGTTGCCGGGACCTCCTGCGCTTCGCGTGGCGCCAGTTCCAGGTCGCGGCGTCCTGAAACGACGGGCACGCTGCCGTCGCGCAGACAGGAGAGCGTCAACACGAGCGCCTTCGTTTCCGGTGTCTCGTTGATAACGTGGACGCTGAGGCCATTCGTGCCTTCGTCGGTCACGCTGACCTGAACCGGCGAAAAGCTGCGCTTCAAGGCATAATAGGCCGGCTTCGGGAGTCCGGTGGCGTCGACGATCCCCCAACCGGCGCCGGGCAGCAGATCCTGAAAGGTCCATACCAGTGCGCCGCGGCAGGACGACCCCTTGCGCCGCCATTCGGCAAAGGTTGCCGCCATCACCTCGCCGGTCACGACCCGGGACAGATCGAGGTACCGGTCCGGATCGCCATAGCGCACGGCTGCCGGGTCAAGGCCGTAGAGCTCCTTGAAATAGAAATCGCGCACATCCTCGAAATCCCAGCCGACACCCCGGTCCCGGGGTATGCGCGCCTTCCAGCGCGGATCATGGCCGGGTTTCACCGGCAGGTGTCCGGCAAGGGTCTCGGATTGCGGCACATTGGAAAAGGCAAGGCACTCGGCCGCGAAGCGGACATCGGCGCGGCGGGCGTCTTCCAGCGGGCGCTGATAGGCACCGACGCCGTAGTAATGGGCAATCCCTGCGTTCGGGGAAAACGGCAAGGCCCCCTCGCAGGGCGAATTGGGCACATAGGGCACATCGGGACGCCGGTCGCGGCTGATTGCCGGCAGGATCTCTTCCGTCAATGGCCCCTTCCAGCGGCTCTCGGGCAGGCCCGTCATGGCGCCCTGCTGGTAAATCTCGCTGCCGCCGCACAAGACGGCGAGCGACGGGCACCCCTGGGAGATAGCGAGCTGATAGCGGGCTTCCGCCTCGACCGTTTCGACGAAGGCCTCGTCCTTGACCGGGTAATCGTAATTGGCGAACTGGAAGTCCTGCCAGACGAGAATGCCGAGTTCATCGCAGAGTTCGAAGAAATCCCGCGTCTCGTAGGTCATGGTGCCGCCGATGCGCAGCATGTTCATGCCGGCATCGCGCGCCAGTTCCAGCCACGGGCGGTAGCT contains these protein-coding regions:
- a CDS encoding glycoside hydrolase family 2 protein — encoded protein: MLTEQWSLAVAEAGGIEDPSGLSTLTDWVPAKVPGTAAEALNDAGRYDPENPTSLHDKDIWYVTDFTADVTGSRLLRFDGLATIAEVYLNGEKVLESRNMFLGQEVPVELRPENRLVLCFRALQPALDEKGPRARWRPQLATSQGLRLVRTTLLGHMPGWCPDVHAVGPYRPISLDDPSTPRVKAREIEATPDGAGNGVLTVSADLEAVTGTPVLECCGTRADMLRGEDGRFSATLTIPDVDPWMPHTHGKPALHDVRILCDDTVLGMGRIGFRTIEVDRGADGNGFGLVVNSVPVFCRGAVWTNADILRLPGDRESYRPWLELARDAGMNMLRIGGTMTYETRDFFELCDELGILVWQDFQFANYDYPVKDEAFVETVEAEARYQLAISQGCPSLAVLCGGSEIYQQGAMTGLPESRWKGPLTEEILPAISRDRRPDVPYVPNSPCEGALPFSPNAGIAHYYGVGAYQRPLEDARRADVRFAAECLAFSNVPQSETLAGHLPVKPGHDPRWKARIPRDRGVGWDFEDVRDFYFKELYGLDPAAVRYGDPDRYLDLSRVVTGEVMAATFAEWRRKGSSCRGALVWTFQDLLPGAGWGIVDATGLPKPAYYALKRSFSPVQVSVTDEGTNGLSVHVINETPETKALVLTLSCLRDGSVPVVSGRRDLELAPREAQEVPATDLFGAFFDVTYAYRFGPPGHDVTVARLIDPATDQVLSEAFHFPLGYPQVRQPLEIEGGLDPAGDGNWTLRLEAKRFTQSVHLDVPGFSVSDDWFHLAPGGEKRIMLVRKTGTDQEARPAVRLTALNGSTRYQFTG